A single window of Gossypium hirsutum isolate 1008001.06 chromosome A10, Gossypium_hirsutum_v2.1, whole genome shotgun sequence DNA harbors:
- the LOC121203204 gene encoding uncharacterized protein translates to MLISKFNAIQSNTLFQLHKSGLALPKKLKKGDKLTKAILAFALPCLLLLIQPVQGASKTPNLQYGTIGRRNNAPWTHPPPVNDPTRGCNAENGCRQFTLSLENRRGTLVEAVGNVTMAEGTLNHREPGTEAIAAGIATWFLNKTESNSNTYGRLRISQDPISSAAVSSQMLQLQAVSRGIARMGLQVYSSMSTEDNSKIPPADGNIEIKVNSTSNMVDLRFFTSLEISLGEADIIRVLESAKTILQSTRH, encoded by the exons ATGTTGATATCCAAATTCAATGCCATTCAGAGCAACACCCTGTTTCAGCTTCATAAG TCTGGACTTGCTTTGCCCAAGAAATTGAAGAAGGGTGACAAGTTAACCAAAGCAATACTGGCTTTTGCCTTACCCTGCTTGCTGCTGCTGATTCAACCAGTACAAGGGGCTTCCAAAACCCCAAATTTACAGTATGGCACAATTGGGAGGAGGAATAATGCTCCTTGGACACACCCTCCACCTGTTAATGACCCGACAAGGGGTTGCAATGCCGAAAACGGTTGTCGCCAGTTTACTCTGAGTCTTGAAAACCGCAG AGGAACCCTAGTTGAAGCTGTTGGCAATGTTACAATGGCGGAAGGAACTTTGAACCACAGAGAGCCAGGTACCGAGGCCATAGCTGCTGGGATTGCCACTTGGTTCTTGAACAAGACTGAGTCCAATAGCAATACATATGGGCGATTAAGGATTTCACAAGACCCAATTTCCAGTGCCGCAGTGTCATCACAAATGTTGCAGCTACAG GCTGTTTCTCGAGGGATTGCTCGTATGGGACTGCAAGT GTATTCATCAATGTCAACTGAAGATAACTCCAAGATACCTCCGGCAGATGGAAACATTGAAATAAAAGTTAATTCAACATCGAACATGGTGGACTTGAGGTTCTTCACTAGCCTTGAAATCAGTCTAGGGGAAGCTGATATTATACGCGTCTTGGAATCTGCTAAAACTATATTACAGTCCACTCGACACTGA